The DNA segment GATCAGACACCAACAGTGCTAAATTACACGCATCAAGATTAGTTCCCTGTTCTGCAATTTTTTCCGTGACTTGAACCACAGCCTGCTCAAGTTTCTGCTTTTGGGTGGGATATCGATCAAGTTCACGCAGATGCAACCGAAGCTGTCCGACACCGTTTGCGGTTTGCCAAGCCTCGATTTTGGCAGCATGACTAGGCGTAAAACCACTACCTTGCTTGCATTTTGTAGCGAAGTAGTCAAATGTCATCAGCGTTAGTGCAGCTTGGATAAACGGCTCGCTTGTGACATCTGTGCTTTGTGCGTATACACCTTGCACCGCAGACAATGAAAACGCCAGAGTCATTGATATGGGATGGATTCGCTTATACAGTCTCATGTAATGAACCTAACAATTGAGTTGCACTGAGTTTGATTCACTTTGAGAATATAGTATGCCGCGATCGCTTAACAATTATTTATTGCCTTAAGCTACTTGAAAATTACTTCCTTCCTCTACAAGTTCATAACCATGAGTTAGCTTTTCAGTGGCTTGGTCAATCAAATCTAAACCTTGTTGCACTGTTTCCACCAGACTTAATTGTCCACGCAACTCAGCCGCACCGACAAAACCCTTAGCATACCAAGTCATGTGCTTACGGGCTTGACGGACACCGCGATCGCCTTTATATTCCCATAAGGCTTGTAAATGATCTCTGGCACATTCCAAACGTTGAATTGGGGTTGGTGCTGGCAAGAGTTCACCAGTCTTGAAGAAATGGTCAATTTCTCCCACCAAAAAGGGATAACCCAAAGTCCCACGGGAACACATCACACCATCAGCACCCGTTTCTTCTAAACATTTCACCGCCGATTCCACAGAAAATATATCGCCATTACCAATCACCGGGATGGACAGTATTTCTTTCACACGGGCTATCCATTCCCAACGGGCGTTACCATTGTAACCTTGAGCGCGGGTGCGTCCATGCACCGTAATCATTTGCGCTCCCGCATCTTCCATCCGCTTGGCAAAATCGAGAATGGTAATTTCTCTGTCATTCCAACCAATCCGGGTTTTGACTGTGACCGGCACATTAACAGCTTTTACTACTTCCCGCACGATGGCTTCTGCAACTTCCGGCTGTCGTAATAAAGAGGAACCACCACCGTTTTTGGTAATTTTATTTACCGGACACCCCATATTGATATCAATCGTATCAGCGCCTTCCGCCACGGCTTTGATTGCTGCTTCTGCCAAAAAATCGGGACGACAATCAAACAATTGAATGCTAATCGGTCGCTCCTTGGGGTCTACCTCCATGATTTTTGGTAACTGCTTGACATAGTGTAAACCCGTAGCATTCACCATTTCCGTGTACATCATCGAATCTGGTGCATAGCGACGTACCAAGCGACGAAATACCATATCTGTCACCCCCGATAAAGGCAACTGAAGGACTCGGCTTTTAACTACAAAGGAGCCGATTTTTAGGGGTTGGGAAAGTCTAGCTTGTAGGTTGGGGGACAGAGTAACCATAGAGGCAATTCAAAATACCAAATCAATCTTAACTGTTAACTGTTAAAGGTTAAAGGTTGACGCTCATCAGTCATTAGCTCAATACACTTGTGCATTTGCTGACGCATTGTCTCAACGTCAGCATGAAAGCGTCGTCCATGCCCTGGTAATACCCAATCAAATGAGTAATCAGCTAATCGGCGCATGGACTTAATTTGTTCTGCCCAAGAATACCAGCATACATCACGAAATGCAGTCAATTGATGCCGATTTTCCGACCATGCAAGATGATCACCCGTAAACAGAAACTTGTTTTTGTATAGTAAAACTGTGTGTCCTTTAGTATGTCCAGGAACGGGAATAATTAATACATCTGGTTGTAAAGGGAATGGTTCCAAACCAGTTAACTGGATTTCTACATTCCGAGTTCCCGCAGAAATTTCATCGGTGTGCAAGATACGCTGACACTGAAAATGTTCAGCAAATTTTTGATGATCTGCCACATCATCCTGATGAGTTAAATACATATATTTAATTCCCCCCATCGCCTCTATTCGTTTTACTAAAGGCGGTGTAAATCGAGGAGAATCTACTAAAATATTTCCTTGTGAATGTTGAATTAAATAACTAGCCGCACCATAGGATTTTTCCGAATGATAGCCACAGTGATAAATATTTTCAGCCACTAAAATAGGAAAACTTTCCTGGGCAATTTTGATATCTTTGGGTTTTTCAACTGTGCCAATGGAACTGGTGGGACAAGATAAAAGTGCTTGCAGTGCTGCTAATCTTTCTGTTTCGTTTGTTGGTTGATGATATACTGCCGACATTTCATCAACACGATGAAAAACTTCCGGTGTCATCCAGCGACAGGTATCACAATCAATGCAGGTGGTATCTACATAAAAATCGCCGTTAGTATTTTGGGGGCGACGAAGATTTACATGAGCCATAGTACACCTCTGTTTGCCAAGTTAATTGCTAGGCGGGTAATTAAACCTGATGTCACAAGCCTAACAAAAACCACTTCCAACTATCAGCATCACTAGTAGTTCGTCGACCCAAAATTGCTTCCTCTACCCAACTTACTAGCGCGTCTCGTCCGCGAATATCAAAGACTCGTCCGCGAGTATTAAAGACTCGTCCGCGAATATCAGCAACTGAGGATAGATATACAGCCTCAAATGCTTGTCCTGTCTTGATTCTTAATTTTTAATTTTGCGTTCGCGGTAGCGTGTCGTAGACAAAAGTTCTGTAGGCGGGAAACCCGCCTACAGAACTTTTCAAGACGAATTTTAAATTGGTATGAGAATAGCGGCACCAGTTCCACGTCTCGTTGACTATTGACAGTTAACAGAAACAAGTTAATCATAAAAACTCCACCCACAAGGAAATGGAGTTTTTGTCAGTAGTCAGTGGCAAAGCGAAAAGTGCAGTCCTGGGTTCTACCCAAGAGGAGCAACTTTTCAAGAAAACGCCTAAAAACCACCCACTCTTGGGATGGGGTATTAAACCAGATCCTTTCAACAACTGACAACTGACACGCGCAGCGCCATAAAGAGACTGAGTGTTGTATTTCTTAATACAAACTATCTAGTATTTATACTCCAAATATTAATATTTAGCATAAAAATATTAGAAGATAAATAAAGTATCTGCTGTAGTTAATGATTCTCTGATAGTAACCATTTTAATGCTCTATGCAATCTCTACCTCAACTTTGCTGGCCACAATGCTTAGAGTCGGTTATTGACCTTTCGCCACTGACGGTTGAGCCGGAAATGCCATTGTCAGATGCAGTTTCCCAAATGGCAAAGCAAGGTGCTGCTATTGTTGTGGTCGCCAATACTCAGATATTAGGGTGGTTATCAGAAAGAGATGTGGTCAAGTTGGTAGCCTTGGGTGTTGACTTGCGAACAACCACAATTTCGCAGGTGATGAACACCTCAATCATATTTTTCCGGGTTGGACAATTTGAAAATATAGGGGCAATCATTTCTCTGTTACGTCAACATCAATCGTGTTGCTTGTTAGTGGTTGATGAACAAGAGCAACTAATGGGAACAATTACCTCTGAAAGTATTTATCAAGCTCTGGGAGCAGTAACGGAGTTGAATAGCCAAGAAGAACTAGAAACCTCACTGCAAGATTTTCAGTTGCTAAAGTCAGCAGTAGTTAATCCTCAAGATGCGATTGAGGCTAGTGAAAAGAGCCTGTGGCGTGTAGCTAATACCGCGCCAATATTAATTTGGATATCCGCTACAGATACATCATGTATTTTTTTTAATAACGCTTGGTTAGAACTGACTGGCAGTACCCTAGAACAAGAAATAGGTAAAAATTGGTCAGAAAGGGTGCATCCAGAAGATTTACAAGGTTTTTTAGATGCTTACTTACAAGCTTTTTATACTCATCAGTTTTTCTCGGTGGAATATCGCCTACTAGGATTGAATGGAGAGTACCTTTGGCTACTAAATATTGGGGTTCCCAAATTTACATCTAATGGTGATTTCGCTGGTTATATTAATTCTTGTATAGATATTACTGAACACAAGCAATATTTTGCTGCATTAGAGGAGAGTACAAACAGGCTCAAACTAGCACTAGAGGCGACCAACACAATTTACTGGGAGCGAAATCTTAGTAATGACCAGTTATTCTTTCTCAATCCTGTTGTTGAATTTGGAGATAGTGAAGGATTAACTAATAGCAAGGTTCTAGCCTTTTTCCATCCAGAGGACAGGGAAAGAGTGGATACGGCTGCACAAGAAGCGATCGCCAATTGTAGTTGTTTAGAAATAGAACATCGGCTGCCAGTAGCAGGGCAACCATCTAAATATAAATGGTTTCTCTCGAAATCTACAGTTCTCACGGACACAACAGGTAAACCTTCGCGGATGATTGGCATTTCGACGGATATTACCGACCGAGTGGAGGCACAAGACGCACTAGAACAAGCTAACCAAGAGTTAGAAAGGCGAGTAGCAAAGCGCACCTTAGCTTTACAGAAAGCAAATAGACAACTGCTGGCAGAAATTAGCGATCGCCAAATTGCTCAAGAGCAACTACGGCAATCTCAACAAATGTTGCAGCTAGTTATGGATACTATTCCACATAGTGTTTTTTGGAAAGATCGAAATTCTGTCTTTTTGGGCTGTAATCGTAACTTTGCCATCATGGTAGGTTATGAGCATCCAGAAAATCTTATCGGTAAAACCGACTATGATTTTCTACCCGATCCACGAAATGCAGACCTTTACCGCCAATGTGACGCGAGGATCATAGAAACCAATAACCCTGAATATCATATTATTGAACCCATGCTGGCACCAGATGGGCAACAAATTTGGCTAGAAACAAATAAAGTTCCTCTTCATGATCCTGAAGGTAATGTTGTTGGTGTTCTCGGCACTTTTGAAGATATTACTGAACGCAAGCAGGTACAAGAAGCTTTGGAAAAAAGCGAAGAAAGGTTTCGATTTTTGGCAGAATCTATCCCGCAACAGGTATGGATAGCTCAACCAGACGGCTACATTGAATATGTCAACCAACGCACCCTGGAATACTTTGGTAATGAGCCAGAGTCCATACTAGGCTGGAAATGGCAGCAATGGATACATCCTGATGATCGCCCCCATTGCTTGGAAATTTGGCAGCATTGTGTAGCCACTGGTGAACCCTTAGATGTAGAATTTCGCTGGTTAAGGACAACGGATCAAACCTATCGCTGGCACATAGGACGCGCCTTAGCACTACGCGATTCTCAAGGTAATATCATCAATTGGTTCGGTACAAATACAGATATTGATGATCGCAAACAGACAGAAGAAGCCCTGGCAGAAAGGGTAAAATTGTCAGACTTTCGCTCAGAAGTTGATACCATTCTCACTCAAAGTTACACCTTACAGGATTTAATGCGCGGCTCTGCTGATGCAGTAGTTAAACATCTCAATGCCGCCTTTGCTAGAATCTGGATACTCAATAAACAAGAAAATTTACTGGAATTACAAGTCAGTTCAGGCAGATACACCCACCTAGATGGGTCTCATAGATGTATACCAGTCGGTCAATGCAAAATCGGTTTAATCGCCCAAGTAGGAAAGCCTCACCTCACCAATTGTGTACAAACAGATCCGCTTATTAGTAACCCGGAGTGGGTCAAGCAAGAAGGAATGGTTGCCTTTGCCGGTTATCCCTTAATTGTGGAAAATGAGACACTAGGGGTGATTGCCATGTTTTCTTGTCAAGCACTCAGTGAATCTCATTTCCAAGCTTTGGGGATTGCCGCTAATCAGATTGCTATTGGTATCAAGCGTCAACAAACGGAAGCAGCGCTCAGGCATAGTGAAGAAAGGTTTCGCAACTTAGTTGAAACTAGTAGTGATTGGGTGTGGGAAGTTGATGAAAACGCTATCTATACCTACGTTAGCCCTAAGGTCAAAGATATTTTAGGTTACGAACCACAAGAATTATTGGGTAGAAGTCCCTTAGACATGATGCCACCAACAGAAGCAGAACGTGTCATAAAGATTTTTACTTCCTTTATGGCAGCACAACAGCCATTTAAATGTCTTGAGAACACCAATGTTCGTAAAGACGGTTGTTTAGTGGTTCTCGAAACCAGTGGAGTGCCGGTTTTTGATGCGGAGGGGAAATTTTGTGGTTATCGCGGGATGGATC comes from the Nostoc sp. PCC 7120 = FACHB-418 genome and includes:
- a CDS encoding MBL fold metallo-hydrolase encodes the protein MAHVNLRRPQNTNGDFYVDTTCIDCDTCRWMTPEVFHRVDEMSAVYHQPTNETERLAALQALLSCPTSSIGTVEKPKDIKIAQESFPILVAENIYHCGYHSEKSYGAASYLIQHSQGNILVDSPRFTPPLVKRIEAMGGIKYMYLTHQDDVADHQKFAEHFQCQRILHTDEISAGTRNVEIQLTGLEPFPLQPDVLIIPVPGHTKGHTVLLYKNKFLFTGDHLAWSENRHQLTAFRDVCWYSWAEQIKSMRRLADYSFDWVLPGHGRRFHADVETMRQQMHKCIELMTDERQPLTFNS
- a CDS encoding PAS domain S-box protein, translated to MQSLPQLCWPQCLESVIDLSPLTVEPEMPLSDAVSQMAKQGAAIVVVANTQILGWLSERDVVKLVALGVDLRTTTISQVMNTSIIFFRVGQFENIGAIISLLRQHQSCCLLVVDEQEQLMGTITSESIYQALGAVTELNSQEELETSLQDFQLLKSAVVNPQDAIEASEKSLWRVANTAPILIWISATDTSCIFFNNAWLELTGSTLEQEIGKNWSERVHPEDLQGFLDAYLQAFYTHQFFSVEYRLLGLNGEYLWLLNIGVPKFTSNGDFAGYINSCIDITEHKQYFAALEESTNRLKLALEATNTIYWERNLSNDQLFFLNPVVEFGDSEGLTNSKVLAFFHPEDRERVDTAAQEAIANCSCLEIEHRLPVAGQPSKYKWFLSKSTVLTDTTGKPSRMIGISTDITDRVEAQDALEQANQELERRVAKRTLALQKANRQLLAEISDRQIAQEQLRQSQQMLQLVMDTIPHSVFWKDRNSVFLGCNRNFAIMVGYEHPENLIGKTDYDFLPDPRNADLYRQCDARIIETNNPEYHIIEPMLAPDGQQIWLETNKVPLHDPEGNVVGVLGTFEDITERKQVQEALEKSEERFRFLAESIPQQVWIAQPDGYIEYVNQRTLEYFGNEPESILGWKWQQWIHPDDRPHCLEIWQHCVATGEPLDVEFRWLRTTDQTYRWHIGRALALRDSQGNIINWFGTNTDIDDRKQTEEALAERVKLSDFRSEVDTILTQSYTLQDLMRGSADAVVKHLNAAFARIWILNKQENLLELQVSSGRYTHLDGSHRCIPVGQCKIGLIAQVGKPHLTNCVQTDPLISNPEWVKQEGMVAFAGYPLIVENETLGVIAMFSCQALSESHFQALGIAANQIAIGIKRQQTEAALRHSEERFRNLVETSSDWVWEVDENAIYTYVSPKVKDILGYEPQELLGRSPLDMMPPTEAERVIKIFTSFMAAQQPFKCLENTNVRKDGCLVVLETSGVPVFDAEGKFCGYRGMDRDITARKEVETNLYQTQQQLQVILDNSPAIIYVMDLQNRFILVNRQYEQLFHTTQSEIVGKSVYETWPNDIAHQYAFNNRQVITTGMAIEVEEVVPHEDGLHTYLSIKFPLKDRNGIVYAMCGISTDITERKLAEDSLLRFHKAMESTSDAIIFGDIFNISNYTNPSFQELYGYNLEQLQAAGGVCTVFQEPQKQQEIMARVMKGESWRGEVAMRSRDGSLLQVDLRSDAIRDSNGKIIGTVCIHTDITKRQQVEEGLKLRDRAIDASSNGIIIADASTPNRPIIYVNPAFERMTGYSSDEVIGQNFRLFQSADIDQLGLRELSTAMQAGKACTVILRNYRKDGSLLWNELNISPVYDQTGQLTHYIGIQTDITERKQAETALLVSQQRLQYLLTSSPAVIYTCKTCGDFGSIFVSDNITTITGYPAQEFTENSDFWSNHIHPEDAPAILRKLSSVLEEEIYKLEYRFLHKDGTYHWIYDQGRVVKDDTNNPVEMVGYLIDITDRKQLEEYLKVALEKEKELSELKSRFVSMTSHEFRTPLSTILSSSELLEHYRHKWTEEKQLTHLHRIQTAVKRMTEMLNDILIIGKAEAGKLEFMPRPLDVVAYCQNLVEEIQLNLNNQQVNFISEHQSMSCCMDEKLLGHILINLISNAIKYSPANSNVQVKFYCRDRCAVFEVQDWGIGIPAEDITHLFESFYRAKNVGNILGTGLGLAIVKKCVDIHQGEISVSSNPEVGTLFTVNIPLKQSINEEVKND
- the dusB gene encoding tRNA dihydrouridine synthase DusB; translation: MVTLSPNLQARLSQPLKIGSFVVKSRVLQLPLSGVTDMVFRRLVRRYAPDSMMYTEMVNATGLHYVKQLPKIMEVDPKERPISIQLFDCRPDFLAEAAIKAVAEGADTIDINMGCPVNKITKNGGGSSLLRQPEVAEAIVREVVKAVNVPVTVKTRIGWNDREITILDFAKRMEDAGAQMITVHGRTRAQGYNGNARWEWIARVKEILSIPVIGNGDIFSVESAVKCLEETGADGVMCSRGTLGYPFLVGEIDHFFKTGELLPAPTPIQRLECARDHLQALWEYKGDRGVRQARKHMTWYAKGFVGAAELRGQLSLVETVQQGLDLIDQATEKLTHGYELVEEGSNFQVA